A window of [Clostridium] innocuum genomic DNA:
ATCGTGGCGAATAACGATATTTCCTTGAAGACAATCGTGCTGGCAAAGGGACTGTTTCCCATTTATCAGATGCAGGACAAGGATGCGGTAATAAAGCAGTTTAATACAGGGGAACGTGATCTGGCTAAGACACTGGAGCCCGGCTTTGCGCTGGTGGAGAAAATGATTGATCGCGGCTATGTCAATGCGCAGGAGGCTCTGAAAAGCGAAAAAACAAAGGATGACCTGACGCTGTTTGCCAGGGGGGAACAGCCGTTTATGCTGAGTGGGGCATGGGCCGCTCCACGTCTGCGCGACCTGCATCCGGATTTCACCTTTTCCATACATCCTTACCCCGTTCTGGAGGATGGCTGTGCACTGGTTATCAATATCGACACCCGCATCAGTGTCAATGCAGACAGTCCGCATGTGGAGGAAGCAAAGCAGTTTGTGGAGTACCTGACACAGCAGGATGTCCTGTTGAAATTTGTCAACAGCCAGAGCTCCTTCAGTCCGCTGAAGGATAAGCAAGCGGTGCAGGACAGTGCCCTACAGCCAATGGAATCTTATCTCACCAACGGTAGAAGCGTAATAGGAGCCGATGACAATCTGCTCTATCCCATCTGGAATCTCACCCGTGAAAGTACACAAAGGCTATTAAAAAAAGAAGACAGTGCTTCTGTTGTTGCAGACCTTAGCAGGCAGCTTGCACAGATACGAAAGGAAAACAGCTATGAAGACAATAACTAAACGCTCTTTCTTTATCCTGTTCTCCATTGCCTCTGCCATTGGAATCGCGCTGGCTTCCATTGCCTTTGTAACAAATGTGAAATCGCTGCTTTGGGAAAAATCCGTAACCGATATCATCGAGGTAACACAGCAGGGCTCTCATGCACTGGATACCTATATAGAAAAAGACTACGATACTCTGCATCTGTTTGTCCGGGAGCTGCAGGAAACAAATGCAGCAGATCAGAAATCCATCCAGAAAATCATCAACGTATTCAATAAAGACGGAACCTCCTTTTACTGCAGCAATCTTTCCAGCGGTGATACCTACTCCAATCTGCCGGAACAGATACCGCGTATGAGCAAGAAGCAGAGAAACACCTACTCTGCAATGAGCGGAAGCAGTATACGCGACCCGTTTCTTGATGACTATACCGGTGTGAAAACGATCGGTGTATATGAACGCTTTACCTTCCGGGATGGTACACAGGGACTTGCCCAGAAAACAAGGCCGCTGTCTTCCATTACCGAACGCTTTTCACTTTCCTTTTTCAATCAGACCGGATTTTCCTATGTTGTTAATCAAAATGGCGATGTCCTGATCCGCTCGCTGCATAAGGACAGCAACCGCACCTTTCAGAATCTGTTCGATATCATCAATCTGCAGGGAAATGATGAAGCACGACTAGCTTCCTTCAAGCAGCGATTAAAGGAGGCAAAGACGGGGGCGGCACAGTTCCGTTATCAGGATGAGGAATATATATTCTGTTATGTCCCTTTACTTAACGGGGATAACTGGAATATCGTCTCCATTATTCCCAACCGTATTATTATGCAGCAGGCAAACAGTATTATCAGGCAGACAATCGCATTGTGTCTGTCCATCCTGCTGCTTCTGGCCGCGTTTGGCTGTTTCTATCACAGAAATCGGAAAAAGCATCAGAAGGAAATTGAAAAGCTGGCCTTCTATGACAATCTTACCGGCCTATATCGCTACGAAAAATTCCTGCTGGACGGACAGCAGCTTCTGGAGAAAAAGGAGCAGCCATTTGCCGTACTGTATCTGGATATCATGGGCTTTAAGCTTTTGAATGATATGGAGGGCTATAGCTATGGGGATCGTGTGCTGCTGTTTGTTGCGGATATTCTACGCTCACTCGCAAAGCAGCAGGAAATCTCCTGCCGTATCTCCGGAGATGATTTTGTCCTGCTTACCCCGTACAAGCAAAAAGCGGAGGTTCTCGAAAAATGCAGACAGCTTCTTTCTCTCACTGCTGCAGGGATTGACAACAAGCACAACATACCGATTCGAATCGGTATCTGTTTGCAGGAGGATGCCGATATCAATAGCACCATCAGTACGCTTGTGGACAGAGCCCGTATGGCACAGACAGGGATTCACGATGATTCCACAGCTGCATGGCAATTCTATAATCAGGAGATGCGTGAGATTCTGCTGCGCGATGCCGAGATGGAGCAGCATATGGAGCAGGCCTTAAAGGATGGAGAATTCCTGCATGTCATTCAGCCGAAATACGCATTGGACGGCAGCCAGATACTGGGAGGAGAAGCACTGCTTCGCTGGCAGCGCAAGGAACACGGCTTTACAAGTCCCGGTGAATTTATACCATTATTCGAACGAAACGGCTTCATTCGCAAGCTGGACACCTATGTTTTTATATCCGTATGTCAGACCATTCAGAATCGGCTTGCGCAAGGAAAAGCAGTCGTTCCGATTTCTGTCAATGTATCCCGCATCCATTTATATCAGGAGGATTTTGCGGATACCTATATTGCTATCAAGGAACAATATCACATTCCGGATGGCATCATAGAGCTGGAGCTTACGGAAAACATTCTGTTAAAAAACATGAAGGAGGTATTCGCCATTCTGGAGAAGCTTCGCTCTCACGGCTTCTGTTGCTCCATTGATGATTTCGGATCCGGCTATTCCTCTTTGAATGCGTTAAAGGATCTTCCGGTGGATGTGGTAAAGCTGGACAGAGTATTCTTTGACCAAAGCAGTCATGTGGAGCGCAATAAAACGATTTTGAAAAGTATGATCAGCATGGCCAAGGAGCTGGATATGAAGGTCGTTGCGGAAGGCATTGAATGTAGACAGCAGCTGGATATGCTGCAGGATACCGGCTGCGATATGGTTCAGGGCTTCATCTATGCAAAGCCGTGCAGTGAGAATGACTTCTATCACCGTCTGGAAACAGAATAAAGCAATACCTGCAAGGCATCTGGCAGGCTGAAAATAAAAGAGATTTCTATCAAATGGAACTACGTAGGCTGATTGCCGATATCCGCAAATCAGATGCGCCGCTACCCATAGATGAGAAGTCTCTTTTTGTTGGCGAAGGCCTTGCAGGAAATATACCAGTTTTAACAAGCAGCCGCAGAAACAGCCTTATCAGAAGTTCCCTTTTGATGATACTGTAACCCTGCATGGCGCTATAGACTGCGGCAGCTTCACAGCCGGATGCAGCCGGTAAAGGAAAACAGCCTTTAACCGCTGCCTGTACCGATGCCCCATAGAAATGCTGCATTCCCAATTCATACAGGTTCACTTCACAGTATGAAACTGCTTTAGCCATGCAGTATACGCTGCTGCTGAAAGTGGACGGGCGTAATAATAGCCCTGTACCATGTCACAGGTTGTCGTGCGCAAAAACGCCAGCTGCTCCTCAGTTTCAACCCCCTCCGCAACAACTTGCATATGCAGCCGATGTGCCAGCTCTATCAGACAGTGCAGGATATCCTGTGCCTTTTTTTGTTCAATGTCCTCGAAAAAGATACGATCCAGCTTGATTGCATCCACATCAAAGCTTTTTAATAAACCCAAAGAAGAAAATCCTGAGCCAAAATCATCCAGTGAACAACGAAAGCCCAGCTGATGCATCCGATGCACCGCCTGCTTTACCAAAGCAATCTGTTCCTCATTGAAAAAAACAGACTCTGTCAGCTCCAGCTCGATCTGATCATCCCCTATGCCATAGCGTTCTTTGATTTCCGCATATTCCTCAAGAAATGCAGGTTCCTGAAAATGCTGACGGGATACATTGATGGAAATCATCTGCTTTTCTTTACTCACTGCATTGCATGTCTGCAGATATCTGCAAACCTCCTCAAACATGTAACGGTCCAATTCCAGAATATTTCCGTTTTTCTCAAAGACAGGAATAAACGCTGACGGATAGATGATTCCCATTTGTGGATGCTGCCAGCGAACGAGTGCCTCTGCATGTCTGCATTGATTTGTTTTCAGCGTTACCTTGGGCTGCAAATACAGCTGAAATTCATGCTTCCGCAAGGAGTCTTCAAACAGGCTGTTCAGCAATTCCTCGTACTGCATAGCCTCCATTAAGGCAGAATTATAAAATACGCAGCCCTTTCCGCTTACATACTGACGAAGTGCAAGCTTTGCACGATCCAGCAATATGCCAGTGTCCCTTTGCGTGCTGTCAATGAGACAGGCCCCCTGACGCAAGCGGATAATCGGCTGCAGATGGGCGGTCTGTATGTGAACTGCCCTCTGCATTTCATCGATCCGATCCTGAAGCTGCTTCTGATCTTGTGTGAGAAGGAGGAGGAAGAAAGAGTCGCCCTCTCCTCTTGCCAGAAATTCCTCTCTTCCAAGATGCTGCTGCAATACCTTATACACCAGACACAGCACCTCATCTCCAAGCTGCATTCCATAGCGGTGATTGATTCGCTGGAAGTGTTCGATATTCAACAGCACCAAAGCAGCCGCAACGTCCGACTTCTTATCCAGCAGCCGCTTTATTCTATTCTGAAAGTGAACCAGCTTCATCCCCTTTGTTAACGGATCATGCAGAAAAATGCCCTGCCAGATTCCGCGGTTTGCCAGATACGCTCCCGCCAGAAATGACAGAATAAGCAGCAGGAGCATAAACAGCAGGACAAAAGCACCCTGCAGGTCATCCGGTATGATGTTGATGTGACGCATAGCGTAGCCTCCCTAACTCATTTCAGCAAAATTTTATCATGCCCTTTCAAAAAGACAACGAAAAATTTGTGTACATATACATATAGCATGACCCAAAAAAACATGATAAAATATGAATGAGGTGTCAATTATGCAAAGAAAGGAAACCCTTTTTGAATATCTGTATCACAGTCTGCGGGAGGAAATCATCAGTGGCAGAATGCCCTTTGGATCCACACTGCCCTCAATCATGCGATTATGTGAGCTTTATCATGTGGGAATTCGAACCGTGCGGGATGTATTGGAACGGCTGAAGCAGGAGGGCTACATAAAAACCGAAGAGCGAAAGCCAATGCTCGTCATATATCGGCAGGATCAAAGGGAACAGGAAACCGCAGCAGTTACTTATATCGTAAAATATCAGCAATCCTTACGGGATGCTTATGCCACAATGACACTGATCATGCCGCGTATTCTTTCCTTCTCTGTTCAGGTGTGCAGTGATTACACATTGCACTGTATGAAAGAATCAGTTGAGGAGGCTGCAGAGAAAAATACAGAATTACGCTGGAAAACCAATCTGAAAATCTTCAATGCACTGCTGGATCAGACGCACAATATGTTTTTTCGGGACTTATTTTCCAGCCTTACGCTGTATGCAAGACCGATATTCTTCTTTCAGGAAAAGCAGGGCTCAAGCCTTAACCGAGAAAGCTACCGGTTTCAGAATATTTTATGGGTTCAGGAAGCCATGTACAACCGACAGCTTACAGAGAGCATGGTCAGACTTACACAGATGTATACTGCTGTACAAAAAACAGCCGAGCTGCAGATGCAGCGCCTGAGGGAGCAGTATCCGCAAATCGAACAGTCAAAAAAGCCTTTTATATGGCATTCCGATCGGGGATGCGACCACCTGCATGTCCAGATTACACGCGATTTGATTGACAAGATCGGTACCGGAAGAATTACGGTAGGATCACGGCTTCCCTCGGAGGCAAAACTCGCTGCACAATATAAGGTAAGCGTTGCAACGATTCGTAAGGCCCTCGCCTCACTGAATGAGCTGGGCTATGCAAAAACACAGAATGTCAAAGGAACCACAGTCTGCATGCAGGACGAGAATACTGCCGCTAAATGCATGCAGATAAAGGTTTACCGGAAGGACACCCTGCGCTACCTCAGTGGTCTGCAGCTTATGATCCTCCTTATGAAGCCTGCAGCACGCTCAGCGTTCCCTTTTATTACACAACAGGCTCTGTCTAAGCTGCAGTATGATTTACAGCACGAAGAACGGATTCCTTTGGATTGTCTGACGGCGCTTGTACTTCAATATGTACCGCTGGAAACTCTGCGTACCCTGTTGACAGAGCTTGGCCGGATAGTGTGCTGGGGCTATTATTATTCCTTTTATCCCAGTAAACAGCACGGCTCTACCGTATTAAACCGCAAAAGCATGGAAGCTGTGAACTACCTGCAGGCAGGAAATCAGGAGGCATTTTCCACTCAGCTGTGCATATGCTATGCTCATATTCTGGATGTTGTCCGCTCAAATATGATCGATTTACAGCTCTTTGAGGCATCCTATATGAAAACACCGGATGAGGTCTTTTTATAAAAAAACAGCTGATTATACGCCGGTTCTTTCTTACTTTAGGGAGTATGCAAACAGGGAGAGATCAACTTCTATTGATAACTACTATCGTGTTGATTTCTCCCTGCTTTTAATTTGCGTAAGAACCTATGCGCCGGCAGCCGTTTTTCAGTATCCGTGAATTTCGAACACTGTATATTCTTTGTCAAAATGATAGCCGAGCTTCTCCGCCAGATGTACAGAATCCATATTGTGGGCATCCCAGCTCGGATACCAGCCACGCTTCAGGCATTCCAGTATCAGCTTTGCGCATGCTGCAGCTGCCAGTCCCTGTCTTCTGTATTCCTTTTTTGTATCTACCTGAATTTCAATTCCCTCGCGATAGGAGCTGTAGGAGGAGGCGCCGGCAACCGGAAGCTTGTCCTTCAGGACAGCAACTCCAAGCCCAGTTGTGCGATATGTCTCGTAATCCTTATATAAAGAGGTCCATTCCTTGCACCAAGGCTGTTGCCGCGACCAGTTGAATATCGTTTCGTCGATCAGCTTCAGCTCATATTCTGAGCTGAGGTTCTCTACGATATGCTGAAGGTGCCGCAAAGAGAAGATGCCTGCCTCCTTTTTTATGGCATATCGCGTGACCTCCTTGGCGCGTTCCCCATATTGCGCCTGAATGGCAGCTTTTAAAGAGGTGGTATCTGCGCTCATGATGATAAAGGGAATTGTATATGTGTCCGGCTTATATGCAATCAGCTCATGATTGACCTCTCCTGCGAAAAAGCAGAAGACGCCCAAAACCGCCATAGCTGATTTCGGATTTTCAGGATCATCTGCGTAAATATCCCCCATCACATTTTGCAGACAGGAAAGAATCATCGTATCCTGTGCATGTGCAAACAGAGCCTCAGCCCGTTCGGGATGCTTCATTTTATATATCATAATAACGTTCCTCCTAATCAATACAGCATACTACTTCCTGCTGTGATAGCTGCCGCAGGATTTCATCTACAAGAAAACAACAAAGAATGCTTTGCTCCGCACGCAGGATCGGGCTTTCCAGCCGACCGGTTTCCAGACATGCATGAATATGTTCTGCTTCATATTTCATTTCATAGACGCAAGGATGCTGTATCCTTTGCTCTACACCGTCCACTACAAGGAAGTATTCCCGTGCCTTCCAGTAATTCGGAATGCGGATATATCCCTTTTCAAAATAAAACAGTGCCTGCTGCAGGGTTTCCCCGTTCATGGAAATCCTGCTGTTGACAAGAATATCGTCGAACAGGAAATTCATGCTTACCCTGTCAATAGCCCCCAGCACTTCTCTTGTTCCCATAGCAGAAGCATGAATCTTATGCGGCTCTAGCAAATACTGCAAATATTCAATCGTATAGCTGGCGCTGCCATACACCACCCCTCCCTGCAAAGGATCGTGCATCCATGCGGCACGCGGGTTGGGAAAGCTTGCACTCATCGCAACCTGCAGAAGCTTCCCCAGTGTCTGCTTCTGCAGGATATCGCGGATATCCTGTGTGACAGGCAGAAACAGACTTTTTTGTGCTTCCATCAAAAACAGCTGCTTCTGCTTTGCTAAGGCAAACAGCTCCTTTGCTTCCCCGCAGGACAAAGCAATCGGCTTTTCGCATACAACATGCTTGCCATGGTGAAGAGCAGCTTTTATTTCTTTTCCGTGATTTGCATTGTTTACCGCAATATAAACGATATCCACATCCGGATCCGTATATACCTGTTCATATGTCCCATAAGCCTTACGTACCCCATACACCTCCGCTTTTGCCTGTGCCTTTTCCAAAGAACGGGAGGCAATGGCTTCTATCGTATCTCCGGCTTCGATAATGGCATGAAGAAAACGCTCTGTTATTGCAGCTACCGATATAATTCCATAATGCAGCACCATACCATCAACCTCTTTTCATAGTCGTCTGATAGAGAACATTTATTCTATTATGACCATCTTATCCTTTTCTTTCCCTGCTGTCAACACGATTTCCCCGTAGAGAGCTTCACCGCATAAGATACCATAATGATGAGCATTACAGGTTCAGGTACAGCAATTCAACCTTATCTTCCTTTTCGTTTCCTATTTCACCTTATAAAGCGATTGCCGTTAAAAAGACGTTTCTATAAAAGCGCTTGGACAACACAGTGTGACATTTATAAGGACTGCACTTTTTCAGGATTCTTCCGCAATTATGACGGATTGGTGAAGCTTTAGAAAAGGAGCTATAAAGATTAGGAATCATAACCTCTTTCAGCTTTCCCATATATGGCACCCTAATTTGAACTGAAGCTCTTTTCGAACCATTTATATATACAGCAAATGTTGAAAAACACGTATCCTTTGCATAAAACATGATATTTATAGAAAGCCTTTTCATTTTTCTGTATTTCATGCAAAAACATAGCTTTTTCATCCGTTTTTGAATTGCTTTTTTTAGAAAACAAGGTATACTAATAGTGTAATCCTCAGATTACAATACCTCACAAGTTCTGTATACCGACAAAATCGTGAGGGAAAGGGCTGGACATGAACAGCCCTTTTTTTCACCCCTTTTTTAAAATGATATAATTCAAGCTTTATTCAGACGATAAAATGATGGATGTAAAAAATTTTTGATAGACTTTTCTACCTCCAGGTGACATGATGGAACTGAAAGGAGCATGTACATATGGAAATAGGTAAAAAATTAAAAAAGGCGCGCATAGCTTGCGGACTGACACAAGAGCAGGTTGCAGATAAAATCAATGTATCCCGCCAAACGATATCCAACTGGGAAAACGAAAAATCCTATCCGGATATCATAGATAGGATAGATATGAGTAATCTTTATTCTATCAGCCTGGACGAAATATTAAAAGGAGATGATAAATTGATGGAGCATTTAGAAACAAATACGAATGTAGTAAAAAGCAATCAAAAATTAGTTATGGCAATTTTGTTGAATATCCTGTTTGTATTACTCCTTGGAATATGTAATGTGTTTCTATCCGGCAATCTATATTATCTCATAGGTGTATTCTGCTTTGCCATATTGAGCTCGGCGATTTTACTGTATCAGATTATCAAAAAACTTTAAGGAGGAGTATCTTATGAATATCAATACGACAATAACAGCAGTGGTATGCAGCGCAGTTTTTTTTGTAGGTGTCATTGAAATTGTATATCAAATCTATCATATCACCGTCACCGATGCAAATGCGAGAGGTCTGAAGCACCCAAAGCTCTGGGGATTATTAGCCATGAATGGAAATAATTCCAGTGGTTTGATCCTTTATCTGATTACCAGAAGAAACTATCCTTTCGTCGATCTCACTTCAGATGCCCAATCGGAAATCGAGAGAAGAAAGAAAGCCGCTGGTATCGGATTACTCTTCCTAGTAACAGGCGCTATCAGCTTTGTGCTTAGTGCAATGACCTTCATCTAGCAGGCAGTAAAACCTTCCTGTCTATTTCCAATGAAAAAGCCGGGCTATCTCCTGTATAATAAGATAGCCCTTGAGCTGAATGCTTCAACTATATGCAAGCCTTCCCGAACACCAAAAGGCGATGATTACTTTTCCTGGAAAACCTTCCGTAATCATCGCTTTTTATTTGCGATTTGCCCATAGGATAGCTGTATCCAGGTGAAAATCATAAAATGTGAAACACAGGATCCTACATATAAGAGTTAAAAAAACAGGCTACACATTTTCCAAAGCCCTTATTTAAGACCTTTTAACCTTTCGGCAAAATGTATATAACCTGATAATTTCAAATGGTGCGGGCGACAGGACTTGAACCTGCACGCGCGAAGCACTAGATCCTAAGTCTAGCGTGTCTGCCAATTTCACCACGCCCGCAAATGCTTTAATATTATAACATATCCTGTGATAATTGCAATCCTTTCTCTGAAATTTCTTAAAAAAATCAACTAACAATCCTATTCAACTCTATTGCATAACGAGGTACATAAAACTGCAATAAAAGTAAAAAGAAACGGGCTATACTTTATCGACAATCCTGCTATCTCCGTATTTTATGCAGGCTCTCTTAGAATCTGACTGATAATTCGTGACACAGATATCCCATCTTCTTCTATCTCATCCCTCATAGGCCCACACCTTGTCCGTTCAGGAACAGCTTTTTTCATAAATGTCAGCTTTTCCTTATGTAGAAAGAATTATAAAGCTATTATGTGGTATAATGGAGGGGATATAAATCATAACAAGGGAGGATTCCTTCATGAAAAAACTCAGACTCGCAGCCGTTTGTATGCTCCTATTATCTGCTACTGTTTTACAGGGCTGTTCCGCTAATGACCATGGACTGGACCCCGATAAGCCTATCACTCTGACCCTCTGGCATTATTACAGCGGTTCACAGAAGCAGGCATTTGATGAGCTTGTTGATGAATTCAATGAAACACAGGGGAAAAAGCAGGGAATCAGTGTGGATGCTGTCGCAAAGGGAAGCATATCCAACATTTCCGCAGATTTAAAAAGCTCTCTGGAGAAAAAAGTAAATGCTCCGGAGCTTCCGAATATTTTTGCCGCCTATGGAGATACGGCGGAGGATATGGAAAAAGCGGAAAAGCTCGTTTCCATCAATGCCTATATGTCAGATGAGGAAATGGCAGAATATGTCGATGACTATATGAAGGATGGCATTCTGCACAATCATGATGATGTCAATATCTTCCCAATAGCAAAGGCAACGGAGGTCATGGTTATCAATAAGAATAAATGGGATGAATTTGCGAAAAAGGAAGATGTAAAGCTTTCCGATCTGGATACATGGGAGGGACTTGCCCATGTCAGTGAGAAATACTATACATACAGTGGAGGAAAAGCCTTTTTTGCGAGAGATGCCCTCATGAATTATCTCAATGCCGGAAGCGAACAGCTGGGTACACCGCTATTTACCATAACCGGATACTCCGGCTCCTTCACCGTCAGCAAAGAAACCATGCGCAAGCTTTGGAATCAGTATTATGTTCCGTTTGTAAAGGGCTATTATACCAAAAACGGACGGTTTGCCAGTGATGACATGAAAACCGAGGATGTCATTGCCTGTGTTGCCTCCTCTGCAGGAGCAACCTTCTTTCCGAAGGAAATCATCAGTGATGATGGAACAGGCTATGCTGTGAAATATATCGTACGTCAGGTTCCCAACTTCGAGGAAAAAAAGAGCTATGCGATTACACAGGGAGCTGGTATGGCTGTCAGTAAAAGCGATGAAACACACGAATATGCTTCCATTCAGTTCTTAAAATGGTTCACGGAAAAGGAAAGAAATACGCTGTTCTCCGCAGAATCCTCTTATCTGCCGGTGAAAAAGGAGGCAAACTCCTTTGAATCCTGGAACTCCATTACGGAAGCCGAAAAGGTTACTGCGAATCAGCTCGTAAGAGATATCGTCAAAACCTCGATGGAAACTGTCTCAAAGAGTACTCTGACCTCGCAGAAATCATTTAACAAAAGCTTTGAAATCCGCAATTATCTGGAAACAGCACTGAATGAAAAATGCGCCGGGGATGCCCTTAAAATACAAAAGGCAATAAAGCGTGGAGACAGCCGCGAAAAAGCTTGGAAGCAATATCTCAGCGATGAAAATTTCAATACATGGTTTGAACAGATTACAAAGGATATTAACGAAAAGATGAAGGACAGTGATGCATAATGCAGAAGAATTCCCTGTTTCGCAGGCTGCTGATAACGCTCACGCTGACCGGTGCCGCGATCTGTCTGATCTTTATGGGTACGGTTTTTGCCGGTGGTACCATCAGCAATCTGAAGGATATCTCTTATCATCTCTTTCATCAGCGGGTGAAATTCAGGGTATCGGATCTGCAGGAAATCATGGCAACCGATCTGTATCAGCAGGATACCTACAAGGAACTGCTACAGGAATGTGAAAAGGTTTATCATAATGCTGCCGCCTATCAGAACAGCAGGGAGCTGCCGGCATCCGTCCTGAAGCAGATGGATGCCTTCTCCAAGCTGAAATACATCACAGGCTCCTATGTTATATTTGATAAGGATGTCTTTCATACCGATAGCTACCCTGCCTATTATCTGACAGATGGTACCCCCGGTGACACATATAATGATAAAAGCGATATCATTGCACGCTTTGGCAATGCAAGTGCTCTCAAAAAAGCAGGCTACTCTCTGCATTCCGAGTGGAAAACCTTCATGAAGCTATCAGAAAAGGATGAAAACGACGGCTTTTACTTCCGTCCCTATCAGGCGACGGTAAACAATCCAAGGGAAGAAATTAAAAGCTACGGCTATTGGGGTACGAGCATACGTATGCAGGATAATGAAACCGAGTTCATCACCTATTCCTTTCCTCTGATTAGCTCTGAGCATCAGGTGTACGGTGTTGCCGGTGTGGAAATATCCCTTGATTTTCTAAAAAAATATCTTCCCTATGAAGAATTAAACGATGATTCCAGCAATGCCTATCTGCTGGCATGCAAAAATAAGAATACCGACACCTATGAAGTGGTATACAGCAATGGTCCCAACTATCGCAGTCTGTT
This region includes:
- a CDS encoding extracellular solute-binding protein; its protein translation is MKKLRLAAVCMLLLSATVLQGCSANDHGLDPDKPITLTLWHYYSGSQKQAFDELVDEFNETQGKKQGISVDAVAKGSISNISADLKSSLEKKVNAPELPNIFAAYGDTAEDMEKAEKLVSINAYMSDEEMAEYVDDYMKDGILHNHDDVNIFPIAKATEVMVINKNKWDEFAKKEDVKLSDLDTWEGLAHVSEKYYTYSGGKAFFARDALMNYLNAGSEQLGTPLFTITGYSGSFTVSKETMRKLWNQYYVPFVKGYYTKNGRFASDDMKTEDVIACVASSAGATFFPKEIISDDGTGYAVKYIVRQVPNFEEKKSYAITQGAGMAVSKSDETHEYASIQFLKWFTEKERNTLFSAESSYLPVKKEANSFESWNSITEAEKVTANQLVRDIVKTSMETVSKSTLTSQKSFNKSFEIRNYLETALNEKCAGDALKIQKAIKRGDSREKAWKQYLSDENFNTWFEQITKDINEKMKDSDA